The region TGCCATGCCAGTCCAGCATTTCAGCGGCAGCTTGGTGCAGAACGTCGTCGGGCATGACCGCCGGGCCGGCAGAAAAGTTATACGGTCGCATGGTATTTTTTATATCAAATTGGGCTAAAGCCCTTGTAAATAAAGCGTAAGGTGCTACAAAAATTAATTATCCGATGGTGTTGGGTCAGATGCAGGGTCTGCTTCACTTGAGGTGTCAGCGTTATTTCCGGTAACAGGAATGGCATCGTTTTCAACAATACGTTGCAGGCCGCTGAGTTGTGCACCATCATCCAGACCAATCAAGGTGACACCTTGTGTGGCGCGGCCCAGTTCACGGATTTCAGAAACCCGGGTGCGCACCAGCACACCTTTGTCGGTGATCAGCATGATTTCGTCATCGGCATGCACCAACGTGGCGGCGACCACCTTGCCATTGCGCTCGGATTGCTGGATGGCGATCATGCCTTTGGTACCGCGACCATGGCGGGTGTATTCGGCAATGCTGGTGCGTTTGCCATAACCGTGCTGGGTGGCCGTCAAGACACTTTGGGTCTCGTCTTCAGCCACCAGCATGGCGATGACACTTTGGCCGTCTTCGAGCATCATGCCGCGCACGCCACGGGCCTGGCGGCCCATCGGGCGCACATCGTTTTCGTCAAAGCGCACGGCCTTGCCACCATCACTGAACAGCATCACATCGTGTTGGCCATCGGTAAGTGCGGCACCGATCAGGTAGTCGCCTTCGTCCAGATCGACCGCAATGATGCCGGCCTTGCGCGGGTTGCTGAATTCATCCAGTGCAGTTTTCTTGACCGTGCCCATGCTGGTGGCCATGAACACGTACTGATCGGCGGGGAAAGTGCGTTTTTCGCCTGTGAGCGCCAAGACCACCGTGACTTTTTCTCCCTCCTGCAACGGGAACATGTTGACGATGGGACGCCCGCGCGAGCCACGTGAACCTTGCGGCACTTCCCAGACCTTGAGCCAGTACATACGGCCGCGGTTGGAGAAACACAGAAGGTAATCGTGTGTGTTGGCGATGAACAACTGATCAACCCAGTCGTCTTCTTTGGTGGCAGTGGCTTGTTTGCCTCGGCCGCCGCGCTTTTGTGAGCGGTATTCGCTCAGAGGCTGGCTCTTGATGTAACCGGTGTGACTCAGTGTCACCACCATGTCGGTCGGGGTGATCAGGTCTTCGGTAGATAAATCAAACGACGAGTGCTCTACCAGGCTGCGGCGAGCCCCTACTTTGGTCAGGCCAAATTCGGTTTTGATGGCCGTGAGTTCGTCGCTGATGATGACGGACACCCGTTCTGGTTTGGCCAGAATGTCGAGCAGGTCGTCGATCTCGGCCATGACTTCTTTGTATTCCGCAACAATCTTGTCCTGCTCCAGTCCGGTCAGGCGTTGCAGGCGCATTTGCAAAATTTCCTGAGCCTGGGTTTCAGACAAACGGTACAGGCCATCTTTGCCCATGCCGTACTGCATTTCCAGGCCATCAGGGCGGTAGTCGTCGGCATTGACCACTCCACCGTCAGCGCGGGTGCGGGTGAGCATTTCACGCACCAGTTTGCTGTCCCAAGGGCGGGTCATCAGCTCCATCTTGGCTACCGGGGGGGTGGGTGACTCGCGGATGATGCGAATGAACTCGTCAATATTGGCCAGCGCCACGGCCAGACCTTCGAGCACATGACCGCGTTCGCGGGCCTTGCGCAACTCGAACACGGTGCGGCGGGTGACCACTTCACGGCGGTGATTCAAAAAGACCTCAATCAGATCCTTCAGGTTGCACAATTTGGGTTGGCCGTTGATCAGGGCCACCATGTTCATGCCAAAGGTGTCTTGCAACTGGGTCTGTTTGTACAGGTTGTTGAGCACCACCTCGGGCACTTCACCCCGCTTGAGTTCAATCACCAAGCGCATGCCCGACTTGTCGGACTCGTCCTGAATGTGGCTGATGCCCTCAATCTTTTTCTCATGCACCAACTCGGCCATGCGTTCTTGCAGCGTCTTTTTGTTGACCTGATAGGGTAGTTCATCGACGATGATGGCCTGACGCTGACCGCGATCAATGTCTTCAAAATGGCATTTGGCGCGCATCACTACGCGACCACGACCAGTGCGGTAACCGTCTTTCACACCATTGATGCCGTAAATGATGCCAGCGGTGGGGAAATCAGGGGCCGGAATGATCTCCATCAATTCGTCAATCGAGGCTTGCGGGTTCTTTAACAAATGCAAGCAGGCATCCACCACTTCATTCAAATTGTGTGGGGGAATGTTGGTGGCCATACCGACCGCAATGCCGCCGGAGCCGTTCACCAGCAAATTGGGCAAGCGGGTGGGTAATACCAGAGGCTCCTTTTCAGAGCCGTCATAGTTGGGACCAAAATCTACAGTTTCCTTGTCCAAGTCTGCCAGAAGCTCATGGGCAATCTTGGCCAGGCGGATTTCGGTGTAACGCATGGCGGCAGCGTTGTCACCGTCGACCGAGCCAAAGTTGCCTTGACCGTCTACCAGCATGTGGCGCATGGAAAAGTCCTGAGCCATACGAACAATCGTGTCATATACCGATTGGTCGCCGTGTGGGTGGTATTTACCAATCACATCACCCACAATACGGGCAGACTTTTTGTAAGACTTGTTCCAGTCGTTGTTCAGTTCGTGCATGGCAAACAGCACACGCCGATGCACTGGTTTCAAGCCATCACGTGCGTCGGGCAGTGCCCGCCCCACAATCACGCTCATGGCGTAATCCAGGTAACTGCGGCGCATTTCTTCCGCAAGGCTGGTAGGTAGGGTTTCTTTGGCAAACTGGGTCATGGGCGGGACTTGTGTTTAGGCAAGGTCTGAGTTAGCTATGCATTTTATGCTGTTGTTTTGTGGCTGCTTCGCAACGACTTGGCCATATTGTTCGCCCTTTGGTTCATTGAGCTTGGATTTGTGAGGTAGTCGGTTTATGAGCAAAACTGTCTGTGGCACAATGGTTTTAACGCTCAACGTGATAGGCATGTTGAGTGTCTGTTTACCCACGCGGCACTGCTGCGGATTTTTTCCCCAAAGGAGAACCATGAAGAAATTGAATAAAGTGGCTATGTTGATCGCCACTGCAGCTCTCGCTACTGCTGCTGGTGCACAGTCTGTTGACAACTGGCGTGCTGCTGATGGCACCGCTTGGAAGAACGGTAGCAACGAACTTTGCTGGCGCGATGCCAACTGGACACCTGCAACAGCCTTGGAAGGCTGTGATGGTGCCATTGTTGCGCCGAAGGCTGTTGTGGCCCCAGCGGCAGCCGCTCCTGCAGCTGCTGCGCCAGCACCAGCTGCCGTGGCTGCACCAGCACCGGCACCGGCACCAGTGGCTGCTGCCAAGGTGACTTATGCTGCAGATGCCTTCTTTGACTTTGACAAAGCTGTACTGAAGCCTGAAGGCAAAGCCAAGCTTGATGACTTGGTTGGCAAAGTTAAGGATATCAACCTCGAAGTGATCATCGCTGTGGGACACACTGATTCTGTGGGTACAGATGCCTACAACCAAAAGTTGTCTGTGAAACGTTCTGAAGCTGTGAAGGCTTATTTGGTGTCCAAGGGCATTGAAAAGAACCGTGTTTACACCGAAGGCAAGGGTGAGTCTCAACCTGTTGCTGACAACAAGACCAAAGAAGGCCGTTCCAAGAATCGCCGTGTTGAGATCGAAGTGGTTGGCACACGCGCCAAATAATCGATTCACGTGCTAGCTCTTTGAGCACCATAAAAAAACCCGCTTCGGCGGGTTTTTTTATGCCTGTTGTCATGGGCTGTTTTGGAAGTGAAGGACTCCAGATTTGAATGAGAGAAGTGCGCAACGATTGGTGGATAAACTCAACAAATTTCAGGAGTAGCGTAATTGCCCAAAAGACTGAAAGCGCACTTCGTGTGTCATTTGACTCGAATCAGCTCTTTCGCACTGTACAAGTCGAATCAATCGAAATGAATCCGAAGGACTCCAATGCTCCACCACCAGCGTACTTGACTGCGGATCAACTGCGCATTGGTGTTTTTGTCATGATCGAATTACCGTGGCTCAAACATGAATTCGCGGTTAATAACTTCAAAATACGTTCTGAAGCCCAGTTGCGTGATTTGCGGGCCCTAGGGCTTAAACAGTATCGCTACGACCCAAGTCGGAGCGAAAAATTCGCGGAATTGGTCGGTTCGGCGGGCGATGTCCCTTATGCAGTGCCTGATGACCATGTCAGGATGGATTCTTCAGGGGAATTGGCGCCGCAACATGGGGCGGACTTAGAAAGACAAAAACGCATCGTCCAGAATCTGCGCCGTCGCGAAAATGTTGAGCAGGTCGAAAAGGCCTTCGTCAAAGCGGTGACGGTCATGAAAAATCTTAACCGCAACATCTATTCACGCCCGAAGGAAACACTGGAAGATCTGGGGTCATTGATTGGTGACATGACCGATGCATTCATGAATTGCCCTGGTGCGACTCTTCATGTGATGGGCGAAAAGTCTGGTAATCCAGATGTCTATTTTCATAGTCTCAATGTCACGATTCTTGCCATGATGTTGGCCAAAGAGCTTGAGTTCACACCTGCCGATGCACTTGAGTTAGGCATTGGTGCCATGATTCATGATATTGGTCTGGCGGATATTCCGGATCGTGTGGTCAAAAAGTCTCCCAGCGAGTCCAGCCGGGCTGAAATTAATTTGCGGGCCACTCACGTGGAGATTGGTGTCAATCTTGGGAAGCGCATTGGTTTGTCCGAAGTGGCCTTGTCAGTGATTTCCCAACACCATGAACTTGTTGATGGGAGTGGTTATCCGAAAGGCCTCAAAGCTGAGAACATGACCGCCGCAGCGCGTTTGGTGTCTGTTGTCAACTATTACGACAACCTGTGTAATCCGCCAGATATCACCAAAGCGATGACGCCGCATGAGGCGTTGTCACACATGTTTGCCCAATATCGCAGCAAATTTGATTCTCGTGCCTTGCAGCTTCTGATCCGCAGTCTAGGCGTTCATCCACCTGGCTCTATCGTGCAGTTATCCAACCAATCGCTGGCAGTTGTGACCGCTGTCAACCCCAAAAAACCATTGCGGCCATGGGTTCTGGTCTACGACGAAAACACTCCCAAAGAAGAGGCCATCACGATTGATCTAGCCCAAGAGCCGACGATCAGCATACTCAAGGCCATCAGGCCTTCCAAGTTATCTCCCAAAGTTGCCGCCTATTTAAACCATCGAAAACGGGTCACCTATTTCTTCGATGGCGACCATACCAGCGATAGTCCGGGGGTGAAAAAATGAATACAGAAGCCTTGCTGCTGGATGCGTCCAGTGAAATGCTGTTTTTGTTGGATGCGCCTTCTTTGGTTATTGTGAGCGCCAGCAAGGTTGCCCATGATCAATTGGGGTATGTGCCAGGGGGCCTGATTGGCGTACACATTGGTGACATTGAATGTGCCTTGTCCGATCTTTTTTTCTGGGATCAGATGAGTGTGTCGGGGTCCGAACTGGAGGCTCATGGCAGTTTTCGTCGATCAGATGGGTCCGTTTTTAATATTCGGAAATTGGCAAAAAAAGTTGGTGTGCAGGGTGAATACTATTCACTTCGTGCCCGACCCGAGCGGGGTTCCCAGGGATTGGAACGGGGTTTTTACGATCTAGAGCGGCATATGGCCGCCACACTGGAAGCAACGCAGGATGGCATTCTTCTGACGGACACTGACGGTTCAATCTTGAACATGAACCGGCGGTTTTCAGAGCTGTGGCCGCTACCCGAAACACTTTTGGAAAGTCGCGATGGCCTTGGCATCGTGGCTTATCTTGACAGCCTGTTGTTCTCCGAACCTGGTGCGGTGAACCAGCCAACGATCCTGAACAAGGTTGTTGAATTGTTGACAGATCCAGAGGGTGATACTTTTGAGCGCCTGCATTTGCAGGATGGTCGGGTGATTGAATGCTTTTCCCATCCCGCACGTACACAGGGCAGAACCATTGGCCGGGTCTTTTGTTATCGGGATGTGAGCGAACGCATGCGCCAGGAACAATTGCTCAAAGAGGCTGGCCTCAAGGCAGAACAGGCGATGAAAAGCAAGAGCCAATTCCTTGCCAATATGAGTCATGAAATCCGTACGCCGATGAATGCCATCCTGGGGATGCTGAAACTTGTGCAGGATACCGATCTGAGTTCTCGACAGCTTGACTACATCAACAAGGCCGATGGTGCCGCCCAATCATTACTCGGGTTGATCAACGATATTCTGGATTTTTCCAAAATCGATGCAGGAAAGCTTGAACTGGATTCCCAACCATTTGAAGTGGATCACTTGTTGCGTGATCTTGCGGTCATCCTGTCTTCGAGTTTGGGTAAGAAACCGGTTGATGTGCTGTTTGATCTGGACCCGGCCACGCCTCCATTCCTCATTGGCGACTCGTTGCGTCTGCGCCAAATACTGATTAACCTCAGCGGGAATGCCATCAAGTTCACGGAACAAGGTGAAGTGGTCTTGCAAATCAAAGTGCTGGGACAGTCTGCCAAGGACACTACGCTGCGATTTTCGGTTTGTGACAGTGGCATCGGCATCGCCCCGGAGGCCCAACAGCACATCTTTGAAGACTTCTCCCAGGCAGAAGCTTCCACGACACGCCGCTTTGGCGGCACAGGGTTGGGACTGTCCATCTGTACGCGCCTTGTCGCCATGATGGGGGGGGAGCTCAAGGTGCAAAGTGTTCTGGGCCAGGGCAGCACGTTCTACTTTGACCTGTCACTGGAAAATGCGGCTTTTGTGAATCAAAAACCGCTGCAAGCGGCCGGGCCTCTGCTGGAGCCGTTGAAGGTGTTGATCGTGGATGACAACGCCACCGCACGCCGATTACTAGGCTCCATGGCTCAATCCTTGGGATGGCTGGTGGATACTGCCAGCCACCCGCAGGAGGCTTTGGCCATGGCTGAAGCCCGTTTAGCCAGAGCACAAAATCCGTATGAGCTTATTTTGATGGACTGGGAAATACCTGAAGCAGATGGATGGGCTGTCATGACACAGGTGTACCAAAGATTCGCGCCAACCAAGCTCCCTGTCATGATCAGGCTCTGCACGCATGACCAAGAGTTGCTTGAACAGCACCGTGCAGCAGATCACACCGATCTGCACGGATGTTTGGTCAAACCCATGACGGCGTCCATGATGTATGACGTTGTGATGAATGCACGCGTGGCGAGGGGGCTTGCCAGCACACCGCAAAAAACCGTGCCAAAACCGGAAGCAGGGCAGCTCAGCGGCATGCGGGTGCTGGTGGTTGAAGACAACATGATCAATCGGCAGGTAGCACAAGAGCTGTTGATGGGGCAGGGTGCCATCGTGGAGCTTGCAGAAAATGGCTTGTTGGGTGTGGCCGCTGTCAAACAAGCCAGTCAAAACACGTCCACAGCCTTTGATGCTGTTTTGATGGACATGCAAATGCCCGTGATGGACGGATGTGCCGCGACCCGGGTGATTCGTGACGAGCTGGGTTTGCCCAGGTTGCCCATTATTGCCATGACGGCCAATGCCATGGCCAGTGACCGCGCTGCCTGCCTGAAGGCCGGTATGAACGACCACATTGGCAAACCATTCGATCTGCAGCATTTGGTGAAGGTGTTGTTGACAGTCACCGCTGTTGCGGCTACAGGCCATGGCGCCGATGTGCTTCCGTCGGCCACAGCAAGCGAATCTGCATCCAGTTGTGTTTGATCGTCAACTTGACTCGAAATCCCTGTCAATCAGCTGTCATATGCTATGTAAAATGTAGCAATTATGGCCACCAAACGCATTTCGGATGAACCCGCTTACGTGCTGCACCGCTACGACTGGAGCGAATCCAGCCTGATTCTGGAAATCTTCACCCGCCACCACGGCCGTATGGCGCTGGTGGCCAAAGGGGTCAAGCGGCCCAGTTCAAGCTTTCGCCCGATCTTGCTGCCGCTGCAGCCGCTGCACCTGGCCTTTGGCGGCGATGCCGAGATCAAAACCCTCAAAGCCGCCGAATGGCAGGGCGGCCACGTCATGCCCACCGGCGACGCGCTGATGTCAGGCCTGTACCTGAACGAGTTGCTGCTGCATTTGCTGGCCCGTGAAGACCCGCACCCACTGTTGTTTGACGTGTACGCCAGCGTCGTGCAGATCATTGCCAGCGAACATGGCGAGGTGCTGGAGTCTGCGTTGCGTGCGTTTGAGCTGCTGCTGCTGCGTGAAATTGGCCTGCTGCCGTTGCTCGACGCCCAAACCATGACCCTGCTGGCTCTGCACCCGGATGAGCGCTACACCCTGGTGCCCGAAGGTGGCCTGCGCCAGGCCAGTGCCGCTGACCGCACCAGCCTGAATGGCGCGCAGTGGATGTCCTTGCAACAGGTGCTGGGCGAGCGTGTGCCATTTGTCACCGTGCTGCGCGCTTGCGCTGAGGTGGCCAGCGCCCTGAAGCCGCAACTGCGCACCCTGCTCAATTACCATTGTGGGGTGTCGACTTTGCGAACACGGCAAATGATGGTCGATTTGCAAAGCCTGTAAGGGCCGCCCGACCCCATGCCCAAGACAGAAAAGGATTCAGAACCCATGACTTTCATCACCACTGCACTTTCCGTCAACCTGAACAAAGTGGCCTTGGTGCGCAACACGCGCCACTTGGGCATACCCAGCGTCACCCGCGCCGCCACGCTGTGCCTGCAAGCCGGGGCGCACGGCATCACCGTGCACCCGCGCCCGGACGAGCGCCATATTCGCGCCAGCGACGTGCCCGAGCTGGCCACGCTGCTCAAAGACTGGCCAGATCGTGAATTCAACATTGAAGGCAACCCGTTTCACAACCTGATGGACGTGGTCGGCCAACTGGTGGCGGCCAAACTGCCGGTGCACCAGGTAACCTTTGTGCCCGATTCCGAAGGCCAATTCACCAGCGACCACGGCTGGAGTTTTCCAGCGGATGCGCAGCGATTAAAACCCCTGATCGACCAGGCCCACGCCTGGGGCCTGCGCGTGAGCCTGTTCATGGATGCCGACACTGCGCCCATGGCCGCCGCCAAAGCGCTGGGGGCCGACCGGGTGGAGTTGTACACCGAGCCCTACGCCGCTGCTTGGGGCACACCAGAGCAGACCGATCAACTGGCGCGTTTTGCCGCCGCCGCCCAGGCCGCGCTCGATGCAGGCTTGCAAGTCAACGCCGGTCATGACCTGAACCTGGACAACCTCACCGCGTTCATCGCCCATGTGCCCAAGGTGAGCGAAGTGTCGATTGGCCACGCGCTGATTGCCGACGCGCTGGAGATGGGTTACGCCGCCACGGTGCAAAGTTATCTGCGTTGCCTGACGCTGGGTGACCGGTTAGCGCAAGGCGGTTTGAGCGTCGGCTGATCCCCGTTTTGACCCTGCCCACCCCATGATCTACGGCATAGGCACCGACATTTGCGACATCCGCCGCATCCAGGCCAGTCTGGCACGCCATGGGGAGCGGTTTGCCGAAAAAATCCTTAGCGAGGTCGAGCTGACCACCTGGCAGATGCGCAGCCAGCGCTGGCCCGAGCGCGGCGTGCGTTACCTGGCCACCCGTTTCAGCGCCAAAGAAGCGTTCAGCAAGGCCATCGGGCTGGGCATGCGTATGCCCATGACCTGGCGCAGCTGTGAAATTGGCAAACTGCCCAGCGGCCAGCCGACCATCGTGTTGCACGGTGAATTAAAAATCTGGTTCGATGCCAAAGGTTTGAGCGCCCATGTGACCGTGACCGACGAAACCGACTATGCCGCCAGCTTTTGTGTGGTTGAGTATTCAGATAAAAACAGGCTGTAACGCTTATTTTATAAGCGTAAGCAGCTATTCATTAAATAGCAAATCATGACTTTTCACGCTCCCTTGATCATTGACATTGCCGGCACCAGCTTGAGCAAAATCGACAAAAACCGTCTCAAGCACCCACTGGTTGGTGGCTTGATCCTGTTTGCCCGCAACTTTTCTGACCGCGCCCAGCTGACCGCCCTGTGCCACGACATCAAAAGGCAGCGCAAAGACCTGCTGATCTGTGTTGACCATGAAGGTGGCCGGGTGCAGCGCTTTAAAACCGATGGCTTCACCCACCTGCCCGCCATGCGGGCGCTGGGCGAGATGTGGCTGATGGATGGCAAAACCGGGCAGGGCAGTGGGGCCATGCGGGCCACCCGCGCCGCCACCGCGTGTGGTTATGTGCTCGGGGCCGAGTTACGGGCTTGCGGGGTTGATTTGAGTTTCACCCCGGTGCTGGATCTGGATTTTGGCGAAAGCAGCGTGATTGGTGACCGCGCTTTTGCGCGTGATCCGCGCGTGGTCAGCCTGCTGGCCAAAAGCCTGATGCACGGCCTGCACTTGAGCGGCATGGCCAATTGCGGCAAACATTTTCCGGGGCACGGCTTTGTGGCGGCCGACTCCCACACCGACATTCCTGTGGACAAACGCAGCCTCAAAGCCATTCTGGCCGACGATGCCCAACCCTATAACTGGCTGGGCATGGCCCTGGCCAGCGTGATGCCCGCGCATGTGATCTACCCCAAAGTGGATAAGCGCCCGGCGGGTTTTTCCGGCAAATGGCTGGGTGATATTCTGCGCGGTCAGCTGCAATTTACCGGCGCGGTGTTCAGCGACGACCTGTCCATGGCCGGGGCCCGGATGCTGGACGGCCAAGCCGTCAGCACCACTCAGGCCGCCATTGCCGCCTTGAATGCCGGGTGCGACATGGTGCTGCTGTGTAACCAGTCGCTAGGGGATGGGCTGGAGGTTGACACGCTCATCAACGGCCTGACCGAAGCCCAGCTCAAGGGTGAATGGCAGGCGCAGGATGACAGTGAAATTCGCCGTCGCGCCCTGTTGCCCCGAAGCCCGGCTACCACCTGGGATGCACTGATGGTGCAGCCCGCTTACATGCAGGCGCTGGATCAACTGCCCTGATGAAGTTCAGGGTGCGCGGTGCAGCCGGGGCGCAGACAGCGCCACAATCATGTCGCTGCTGGCGGCATCCACATTGGGGTGGGTTTTGAGCAGGTTGCCAGCGGCCATTTGTTTGCGCAAATCCTGCAGGTCTTTCACCGAGGGGGCAACCTTGATTTGGGCAATGGCAGCGGTGCTGTTGCCCCCTTTGATCAGGGCCATGACTTTGGTGGCCCAGACGCTTTGACGTGACATGGATGATTCCTTTGTTTGATTTTGTAAGCTATTTTGGCATATTGTGCTTGTCAAATAAGCGCAAGCAGCTATGAAAAATAGAGCATCTTAACCCTTGTAGACCCGCATCATGAAATCCAAACTCATCAGCAGTGGCTTGGTGTACAGCACCGACAGTGGCCGCATGTGTCCCGATTGCCGCCAACCGGTGGCCGCCTGCCAATGCCGTGCGGCCCAATCGAGACCCCGCGGTGATGGCATTGTGCGCGTCTCGCGCGAAACCAAAGGCCGTGCCGGCAAAGGGGTCACCCTGGTCAAAGGGCTTGATGTGGACGATGCCGCGCTGGTGGCCCTGGGCAAGCAGCTCAAAACTGCCTGTGGCTCAGGTGGCACGGTGAAAGAAGGCGTGATTGAAGTGCAGGGCGACCATGTGGAGCGTGTCATGGCGCTGCTGCAAGCCCAGGGGCACAAGGTCAAACGCGCCGGAGGTTAAACGATGAACCCCGAAGACCTGCAACTGCTGGTGACCCGCACCATGCCCTTTGGCAAATACAAGGGCCGCCTGATTGCCGACCTGCCGGGCGACTACCTGCGCTGGTTTGTGCGCGAAGGTGTGCCCAAGGGTGAAACCGGCCGCCTGATTGCCCTGATGCACGAGATTGACCACAACGGGCTGAGCGATTTGCTCAAGCCACTGCGGAAGTAAAAATCAACTCCCGGCAGATTGAAGCCTACAAACCGATGTGATTGCCAAGCTGCTGCAAAGACAGTTTGATGTTTTCTTTGATAGATCGTTCATTTGCGATGCGCAGCTGGGCATGCCGCCATCTTGGACTGCAGTTTTGGCATCTGTGAAGAGTCCTACTGGGTAGCCTTGCAAGTCATTCAGCGTGGTTGCATGGAGATTTATGCTCTGTTATTCATAGCTTCTTACGCCTTCTGGATAGGCGTAAGAAGCCATTTTTACTCCTGGATTCAACTCACTGGCAAAAGATGGGGAGCTTGATCACTTGGAGCGCTTGAACCCATTGCTTGACACCGGTGAAGATGCCATTGGCCTGGCGTTGATGGACGAACAACTGCCCAGCGTGTGCGCACACGCAAGGCCGCAGCAGATGCCGGTGCGCTATGACCGCAGCAGCGTTCAAGCAACAAGTGAGGGGGTGCATCGGCAAAGCCGGGCAAAGCGTGGGGCAGCTCACCTATGTGAAAGACGGTGCGCGTGAATACGCCGCCTTTGCCTACAACGACACAAGTGCTGGCGCAGGTCTACGCTGCAGT is a window of Rhodoferax lithotrophicus DNA encoding:
- the gyrA gene encoding DNA gyrase subunit A yields the protein MTQFAKETLPTSLAEEMRRSYLDYAMSVIVGRALPDARDGLKPVHRRVLFAMHELNNDWNKSYKKSARIVGDVIGKYHPHGDQSVYDTIVRMAQDFSMRHMLVDGQGNFGSVDGDNAAAMRYTEIRLAKIAHELLADLDKETVDFGPNYDGSEKEPLVLPTRLPNLLVNGSGGIAVGMATNIPPHNLNEVVDACLHLLKNPQASIDELMEIIPAPDFPTAGIIYGINGVKDGYRTGRGRVVMRAKCHFEDIDRGQRQAIIVDELPYQVNKKTLQERMAELVHEKKIEGISHIQDESDKSGMRLVIELKRGEVPEVVLNNLYKQTQLQDTFGMNMVALINGQPKLCNLKDLIEVFLNHRREVVTRRTVFELRKARERGHVLEGLAVALANIDEFIRIIRESPTPPVAKMELMTRPWDSKLVREMLTRTRADGGVVNADDYRPDGLEMQYGMGKDGLYRLSETQAQEILQMRLQRLTGLEQDKIVAEYKEVMAEIDDLLDILAKPERVSVIISDELTAIKTEFGLTKVGARRSLVEHSSFDLSTEDLITPTDMVVTLSHTGYIKSQPLSEYRSQKRGGRGKQATATKEDDWVDQLFIANTHDYLLCFSNRGRMYWLKVWEVPQGSRGSRGRPIVNMFPLQEGEKVTVVLALTGEKRTFPADQYVFMATSMGTVKKTALDEFSNPRKAGIIAVDLDEGDYLIGAALTDGQHDVMLFSDGGKAVRFDENDVRPMGRQARGVRGMMLEDGQSVIAMLVAEDETQSVLTATQHGYGKRTSIAEYTRHGRGTKGMIAIQQSERNGKVVAATLVHADDEIMLITDKGVLVRTRVSEIRELGRATQGVTLIGLDDGAQLSGLQRIVENDAIPVTGNNADTSSEADPASDPTPSDN
- the ompA gene encoding outer membrane protein OmpA, giving the protein MKKLNKVAMLIATAALATAAGAQSVDNWRAADGTAWKNGSNELCWRDANWTPATALEGCDGAIVAPKAVVAPAAAAPAAAAPAPAAVAAPAPAPAPVAAAKVTYAADAFFDFDKAVLKPEGKAKLDDLVGKVKDINLEVIIAVGHTDSVGTDAYNQKLSVKRSEAVKAYLVSKGIEKNRVYTEGKGESQPVADNKTKEGRSKNRRVEIEVVGTRAK
- a CDS encoding HD-GYP domain-containing protein; the protein is MREVRNDWWINSTNFRSSVIAQKTESALRVSFDSNQLFRTVQVESIEMNPKDSNAPPPAYLTADQLRIGVFVMIELPWLKHEFAVNNFKIRSEAQLRDLRALGLKQYRYDPSRSEKFAELVGSAGDVPYAVPDDHVRMDSSGELAPQHGADLERQKRIVQNLRRRENVEQVEKAFVKAVTVMKNLNRNIYSRPKETLEDLGSLIGDMTDAFMNCPGATLHVMGEKSGNPDVYFHSLNVTILAMMLAKELEFTPADALELGIGAMIHDIGLADIPDRVVKKSPSESSRAEINLRATHVEIGVNLGKRIGLSEVALSVISQHHELVDGSGYPKGLKAENMTAAARLVSVVNYYDNLCNPPDITKAMTPHEALSHMFAQYRSKFDSRALQLLIRSLGVHPPGSIVQLSNQSLAVVTAVNPKKPLRPWVLVYDENTPKEEAITIDLAQEPTISILKAIRPSKLSPKVAAYLNHRKRVTYFFDGDHTSDSPGVKK
- a CDS encoding PAS domain-containing hybrid sensor histidine kinase/response regulator, with translation MNTEALLLDASSEMLFLLDAPSLVIVSASKVAHDQLGYVPGGLIGVHIGDIECALSDLFFWDQMSVSGSELEAHGSFRRSDGSVFNIRKLAKKVGVQGEYYSLRARPERGSQGLERGFYDLERHMAATLEATQDGILLTDTDGSILNMNRRFSELWPLPETLLESRDGLGIVAYLDSLLFSEPGAVNQPTILNKVVELLTDPEGDTFERLHLQDGRVIECFSHPARTQGRTIGRVFCYRDVSERMRQEQLLKEAGLKAEQAMKSKSQFLANMSHEIRTPMNAILGMLKLVQDTDLSSRQLDYINKADGAAQSLLGLINDILDFSKIDAGKLELDSQPFEVDHLLRDLAVILSSSLGKKPVDVLFDLDPATPPFLIGDSLRLRQILINLSGNAIKFTEQGEVVLQIKVLGQSAKDTTLRFSVCDSGIGIAPEAQQHIFEDFSQAEASTTRRFGGTGLGLSICTRLVAMMGGELKVQSVLGQGSTFYFDLSLENAAFVNQKPLQAAGPLLEPLKVLIVDDNATARRLLGSMAQSLGWLVDTASHPQEALAMAEARLARAQNPYELILMDWEIPEADGWAVMTQVYQRFAPTKLPVMIRLCTHDQELLEQHRAADHTDLHGCLVKPMTASMMYDVVMNARVARGLASTPQKTVPKPEAGQLSGMRVLVVEDNMINRQVAQELLMGQGAIVELAENGLLGVAAVKQASQNTSTAFDAVLMDMQMPVMDGCAATRVIRDELGLPRLPIIAMTANAMASDRAACLKAGMNDHIGKPFDLQHLVKVLLTVTAVAATGHGADVLPSATASESASSCV
- the recO gene encoding DNA repair protein RecO, producing MATKRISDEPAYVLHRYDWSESSLILEIFTRHHGRMALVAKGVKRPSSSFRPILLPLQPLHLAFGGDAEIKTLKAAEWQGGHVMPTGDALMSGLYLNELLLHLLAREDPHPLLFDVYASVVQIIASEHGEVLESALRAFELLLLREIGLLPLLDAQTMTLLALHPDERYTLVPEGGLRQASAADRTSLNGAQWMSLQQVLGERVPFVTVLRACAEVASALKPQLRTLLNYHCGVSTLRTRQMMVDLQSL
- a CDS encoding pyridoxine 5'-phosphate synthase; translated protein: MTFITTALSVNLNKVALVRNTRHLGIPSVTRAATLCLQAGAHGITVHPRPDERHIRASDVPELATLLKDWPDREFNIEGNPFHNLMDVVGQLVAAKLPVHQVTFVPDSEGQFTSDHGWSFPADAQRLKPLIDQAHAWGLRVSLFMDADTAPMAAAKALGADRVELYTEPYAAAWGTPEQTDQLARFAAAAQAALDAGLQVNAGHDLNLDNLTAFIAHVPKVSEVSIGHALIADALEMGYAATVQSYLRCLTLGDRLAQGGLSVG
- the acpS gene encoding holo-ACP synthase, with product MIYGIGTDICDIRRIQASLARHGERFAEKILSEVELTTWQMRSQRWPERGVRYLATRFSAKEAFSKAIGLGMRMPMTWRSCEIGKLPSGQPTIVLHGELKIWFDAKGLSAHVTVTDETDYAASFCVVEYSDKNRL